A window of Macrotis lagotis isolate mMagLag1 chromosome 1, bilby.v1.9.chrom.fasta, whole genome shotgun sequence genomic DNA:
GCAACCCTCTTCTGGTGGCAGGGAGCTAGAGATTGAGGGAATACCCAgtggttggggaatgactgaataaattgtggttttTGATTGAGTTGAAATATTGTtctattatgggaaatgatgaacaggatatttgcagtaaaaaacaaacaaacaacaaacttacatgagcagattcAGTGggaaatgaattatatataaatagcAATATTGCCAGTTggtcagctgtgaatgacctaccttttgtCAGCAATcctgtgacccaagagaattctgaaagtcttatgataaagaaagctatCCAACCCAAAgtacagagctgatggtgtctgaatacagattgaaacatacttatttttttttacttcatttttcttgaggggatggttatatttacttttacaacatgactattgtggtaatgtttttcatgactatatatatttttaacctaAATCAAGTAGCTTACTTTCTCAGTGAGGGTGAGTggagtggaaagaagggagagaatttggaattcaaggttttggaagtgaatgtttaAACTTTTTTGCCTgtaattagaggaaaaattaaataaaataaaaaacaaccaaaaagcatttatatactttgagaaatacaaagtactattattatttgtttcCTATTTACTCATATATTCCAGGAGTTATttcttatacttattttttaacCACTTAAAGTACTCTTTTCACAGATGCTGAATTCATTTTGATGAAAGCGTATTATTGGTTTTTGTCTCAGTAAAGCCTGCAGTATTTCTGGACTATCAAATCTCTGAAGGTCACCTGAATGTCACCTGCGCTGCCACTGCACGGCCATCCCCTGTGATCTCATGGAGAGTTGGGCCAGAGGTGCAAAATAGCACCAAGAGCACCAGTCATCCAAATGGTACCACAACAGTCACTAGCATCCTCATCTTCAAAGATGCTAAGAACCAATGGGGGAAAGAGATATTCTGTACCGTGAAGCACATGGAGTCTGAAGAGACATACAGCGTCATCCCAATCAAAGATGGCACAGGTAAAGATATTCATACTGGTGTTTGTGTGACACATAACGAGTTAGTATCAtttgtctctttctcccttctagaaaaatagaaaatggatccCAGAGATAGGTAACAAGATAAGGGAACTTGGGAGGATACTTTGCAGATACTTTAGTCTTATAGAAGTCTTAGGTCTGATACTACCAGCAGCCAGTTGAtctcattgttcagtcatttcagtcatgtctcactctttgtgacttcatttggaatcttcttggtaaagatactggagtagttccctatttcttttctagttcattatttAGATGCAACTGCAAATGGGCTGGGATGACTTGCCCAGAAACATATAGGAAATAAGTGtatgagtctgaatttgaactcagatctttctgatttcagacccaACACTCTGATCTCAGAATCTTCTAGCAGCCTAAAAAAGACACACAATTTTTTGTAACATTCTCTTGAGGGGAGGTATGATGGGCATTTACAAGTATatacaaattatatgtaaaataaatgcaaagtaatttgaaAGGGGAGTCACTAGCAGCTGGTTGATCATGAAAACACAATAGTATTTGAACTGAACACTGAAGAAAATTTGGGATTCTATGAGGGAAGGAAGATTTTTCTCTGACCCAGTCTCCCGATTGTAGCCTTCCCATATACTTTTCTTCTGAGCTGATGCTAGGAGTTTTCAAGGTGGACCTTTATTTTGACCTGTTTTACTCCCCTGTGAGTGAATGGCTGGGCCAAACAGACCATGTATTGGGGGCACATCATTAATGACATACCTTGAAGGGAGACGTTGACCTCCCTCCAGAGAAAATAGCATAGAATCTTGACTCCAGGTTCTCTTCCAAAACCAAACACTGCCTAGAATTGCTCAAAGGGGAGGGAGAATTAACCAAAAGCCAAGTTTCAGAATGACCCTTTAAACTATTTCCCCTACAGTGACTTCTGCTCTTTCTTGGTTCCTGGGAAGTCTCTAGGACTAAAATGTAGAATTTTTAGCTTTCAGAACTGAACCCCAAGATCATCAGCTCAGAGCTCCCTGATTTGTTTCAAATGTGGAGCCTCCATTCATTTATAGGTGTTCATGGGACTAGGGAGGATTGTCCTTccagctccattttacagacaaggaaacaggCTTAGAGtggataagtgatttgtccaaggtcacatagcaagtaacaGAGGCATGATGCAAGCCATTTGTGAGTGACCTTGACATGCTGGAATGGAGTGGAGTCTCTGAGAGTCATTTACTTGGAAATGGCCAAGTAGGGGAAATTTTGTCATAATTCATTCAAGGGCAAAACAGAACATTGAACTGAGCAGTGTAGAGTAAGCACTTCAGTCACCCCAGTCAGATAGTGCATCATGTAAGATCATGAAAAAACATCTTCACACACCAGAGTTCTAGAGTTATATTTTGTActcaagaaatttaaatttgaaatagaATTAGACATCAAAATGTATATACGTTTAAGTGGAAACCAATTTTGAGTTAGAGGACAAAGTACATGGTAAGAAAATGTTATCAGTAAAATTAAAACATATCATGCGTACCTTTCTCCATGTTTTATTTGAACACCCgactcttgtttatttttttctccctactaCCCTCCCTCATCCTCTACAGGCTATAATTTTTCAGTGCCCACATTTGTGGGTGTTCTTGTGCCTGTGGTGATCCTGCTGACCTTGATTTTTATCTTACTCTACTGGAAATATCGGCGCCGAGGTAGaggtgagttggggggggggggatgcagaaaagggaagagtgaaaaaaaagtagaaccgagtttttttgttttttgtttttagtttttgcaaggcaaatggggttaagtggcttgcccaaggccacacagctaggtaattattaagtgtctgaggctggatttgaactcaggtactcctgactccggggccagtgctctatccactgtgtcacctagctgcccctgagttgTTTTCTAAAGTTATTAAAGGAACATACTATTAGATATTCAATAGATGACAAAGTTATATTTTATCTATTCAATTCAGTGTGTATTAGTGAGACTTCTGGATTATATGACCAACCAGATAGAAGATTAGACATTTGCTCCAGTCCTCACAACCTTTCAAAATTGCCccaaataagaaatatattcatGGGAAGCAAAATTAAGGGTCTCCACAGGCCAAGACAATAAGAAATTATATAAGAAGAAATGTGATAAGCTAACAGCAGAGCAAGCTAACCTCTAGCACTGTCTTTCCTCCCACCATCCCCATGCTCTGGCATGGTGACACAACCAGAGTCATAGGCTTGCCTTCTGGGATCCATTCAGTAATCAGTCACCTTGCTACTGACACAGTTTCTATCATCATGCCTTTTCCCTGCAGTCATCCTCATCCTAGTCTAGTCCCCATTCTGTAGAAACAATCAGCATAACTCAATACTTCCTTTCGTTTACTGAAGCATAAAAGTTGACTGTCTACCTAAATCAAAGAATAGATTTTAGAATAGACAGCAAATGAAAAGCATGAGAAAGTGCAGAGatgatgggaaataatttttagggaaaatgctgaaaatgaaaaaaactaacaaaatatttaaaaggagcagaaataagattttaattaactacctaaaagacaaaaaaaggggaagaattaGATAGCtagataaaaggaaaggaaagaactaATGCAgcaatcaaaattgcaaaactATGAAGAGTTTCAAATGGGAGAATATGAGGCTTGAAGGTGAAGGGAACAGAAGCTGTGGGAATAAGGTTACCTTAAGTAAATAGATTATGCACCTGTCAGCAAATGAGGAAAGAGTGCTGGCACCAACATCAGACAATGTGTATCTATACATTATTATCTATGTGCCTACAGTGGGAGACAACATAATTTAATAGAGAAAGCCCTGCAtggggagtcaggagacctgggatTGAATTATGCCTTTGTATTTCTAACCTGTGTGACTGTGAAcaagtttcttaacctctctgggcctcagtaaaatgatgataatgatttaaATGACCCACTGTGGTCTCTCTTTGCTCTAAAATCTAATATCCTGTGATCTTAAGTTATAACTTACTagtggatctcagtttcctcaactataaaataggaagaAGGATTAAATGGTGTTAAACTTTAAATCCTCTGTTGAACTCTAAACCTGACTTTCTCCTCCCACTAAACACCAGGCAAACACATATGCACTTGACCTTGATGACCTAGAAGTCCTTTTTACTCAATTTCTCAGACCAAGACTGCTTGGCAAATGTTCTGCTATCTGCAGCCTTGCCTTATTTTACCATTTCCATGGAGGCTGCTATTGACATTAACTTTTAAATGGTGCATTCAAGAGCCTGCACCATCCCTGAAATGGAATTGTTTTAAAGTGTCTTTTTTCTAGTATTGTGATTTCcattaaaaatgaagaacttCAAAGGGAATTAGATGCTTTATGTAGAGTCTGTCATGcaagttctgattttttttaggggAATTGATGTTTAAACAGAGAAACCGGAGACTGTACCATAATATTGTGGAAAGGCATTGA
This region includes:
- the LOC141507115 gene encoding OX-2 membrane glycoprotein-like isoform X3; this translates as MATFSESYGVVIQPAYKNKIEMMQTELRETTIIFMRTEVEDEGCYLCIFNIFGAGRVSGKPCLKLNVKPAVFLDYQISEGHLNVTCAATARPSPVISWRVGPEVQNSTKSTSHPNGTTTVTSILIFKDAKNQWGKEIFCTVKHMESEETYSVIPIKDGTGYNFSVPTFVGVLVPVVILLTLIFILLYWKYRRRGRGI